A region from the Halobacillus mangrovi genome encodes:
- the fumC gene encoding class II fumarate hydratase — protein MDYRIEKDTIGEIKVPSEKYWGAQTQRSKQNFPIGDEKMPKEVIEGFAILKKSAARANFELGLLEEEKADAIEYAADQIVSGQLEDHFPLVVWQTGSGTQSNMNVNEVIAYVGNEWLKEKNSETRLHPNDDVNKSQSSNDTYPTAMHIASVRKIEDVVMPALTQLKDTLKEKMEAFNEIVKIGRTHLQDATPLTLGQEISGWHRMLEKTESMLTESVRYAKELAIGGTAVGTGLNAHEDFSEQVVAKVNEVTGKNFISAPNKFHALTSHDELVHIHGALKALAADVMKIANDVRWLASGPRCGIGEITIPANEPGSSIMPGKVNPTQSEAVTMVAAQVMGNDATIGFAASQGNFELNVFKPVIAYNFLQSAQLLADSMVSFEERCVRGLEPNHEQIEKYLRDSLMLVTALNPHIGYENAAKIAKTAFEKDQTLKETAVEMGILTEEQFEEYVKPEEMTKPNAK, from the coding sequence ATGGATTACCGCATTGAAAAAGATACGATTGGCGAAATAAAAGTACCAAGCGAAAAATATTGGGGAGCACAAACGCAAAGAAGTAAACAAAACTTTCCGATCGGCGATGAAAAAATGCCGAAAGAAGTTATAGAAGGCTTTGCGATTTTGAAAAAAAGTGCAGCAAGAGCAAACTTCGAACTTGGATTGTTAGAAGAGGAAAAAGCTGATGCTATAGAATATGCAGCAGATCAAATCGTATCAGGCCAATTAGAAGATCATTTTCCACTTGTGGTATGGCAGACTGGGAGCGGCACACAATCAAACATGAACGTAAATGAAGTGATCGCTTACGTTGGAAATGAGTGGCTTAAGGAAAAGAACAGTGAGACTCGTTTGCACCCGAATGACGATGTCAATAAATCTCAAAGCTCAAATGATACTTATCCGACAGCGATGCATATTGCCTCTGTTCGGAAAATTGAGGATGTGGTTATGCCAGCACTGACTCAATTGAAAGATACCTTAAAAGAAAAAATGGAAGCGTTTAACGAAATCGTAAAAATTGGCCGTACGCACTTGCAGGATGCTACTCCATTGACGCTTGGCCAAGAAATCAGCGGCTGGCATCGTATGCTTGAAAAAACGGAAAGCATGCTTACTGAGAGCGTTCGATATGCTAAAGAGCTGGCTATTGGCGGAACAGCTGTTGGAACAGGTTTGAATGCGCACGAGGATTTTTCTGAACAAGTCGTTGCCAAAGTCAACGAAGTAACAGGTAAGAATTTTATTTCCGCACCTAACAAGTTCCACGCTCTGACATCTCATGATGAACTTGTCCATATTCACGGTGCTTTGAAAGCTTTAGCCGCAGACGTTATGAAGATCGCCAATGATGTCCGCTGGTTAGCTAGCGGTCCGCGTTGTGGAATTGGAGAAATTACGATTCCGGCAAATGAACCTGGAAGTTCTATCATGCCAGGAAAAGTGAATCCGACTCAAAGCGAAGCCGTAACAATGGTAGCAGCCCAAGTCATGGGGAACGACGCTACAATCGGTTTTGCTGCAAGCCAAGGAAATTTCGAGCTTAACGTTTTCAAACCGGTCATTGCTTACAATTTCCTTCAATCCGCTCAACTTTTAGCAGACAGTATGGTTTCGTTTGAAGAGCGGTGTGTGCGCGGACTTGAACCGAATCATGAACAAATTGAAAAATATTTGCGTGATTCTCTAATGCTTGTCACTGCACTCAATCCGCATATTGGTTATGAAAATGCTGCGAAAATTGCTAAAACAGCTTTTGAAAAAGATCAAACGTTAAAAGAAACGGCTGTAGAAATGGGAATACTGACAGAAGAGCAATTTGAGGAGTATGTGAAGCCGGAAGAAATGACAAAACCTAACGCCAAATAA
- a CDS encoding ABC transporter ATP-binding protein codes for MAEIQMKSIDKVYDKKVKAVDDFNLHIQDKEFIVFVGPSGCGKSTTLRMIAGLEEITNGDFMIDDKRMNDVAPKDRDIAMVFQNYALYPHMNVYDNMAFGLKLRKMDKAEIDRRVKNAANILGLEALLDRKPKALSGGQRQRVALGRAIVRDAKVFLMDEPLSNLDAKLRVQMRAEIQKLHQRLQTTTIYVTHDQTEAMTMATRLVVMKDGLIQQVGAPKEVYDKPENVFVGGFIGSPAMNFLHGKLGEGHIELGNVKIAVPEGKMKPLREQSYIGKDVILGVRPEDMHDEPVFIDANQDKKIKAHIEVAELMGSESYLYSRLDDQEFIARVDSRSDIKGGEEIELAIDMNKVHFFDKDTEERIR; via the coding sequence ATGGCAGAAATTCAAATGAAGAGCATTGATAAAGTTTATGATAAAAAGGTGAAAGCGGTTGATGATTTTAATCTTCACATTCAAGACAAAGAGTTCATCGTCTTTGTAGGTCCATCCGGCTGTGGTAAGTCAACAACCCTTCGGATGATTGCTGGTCTTGAAGAAATCACAAATGGTGATTTCATGATTGATGACAAGCGTATGAACGATGTTGCACCAAAAGATCGTGACATTGCGATGGTATTCCAGAACTACGCGCTATACCCGCATATGAATGTCTATGACAACATGGCTTTCGGTCTTAAACTACGTAAAATGGATAAAGCTGAAATCGACCGCCGCGTAAAAAACGCTGCCAACATCCTTGGACTTGAAGCGTTACTTGATCGTAAACCAAAGGCATTATCAGGTGGTCAGCGTCAGCGTGTTGCACTTGGACGTGCGATCGTACGTGATGCAAAAGTCTTCTTGATGGATGAGCCGCTGTCAAACCTGGATGCTAAACTTCGTGTACAGATGCGTGCGGAGATTCAGAAGCTTCACCAGCGTTTGCAGACGACTACGATTTATGTAACCCACGACCAAACGGAAGCGATGACTATGGCGACTCGCCTTGTAGTTATGAAAGATGGACTCATCCAGCAAGTCGGCGCACCAAAAGAAGTTTACGACAAACCTGAAAACGTCTTTGTTGGAGGATTCATCGGCTCTCCAGCTATGAACTTCCTTCACGGTAAACTTGGAGAAGGACACATTGAACTTGGTAACGTGAAAATTGCGGTTCCAGAAGGAAAAATGAAGCCATTGCGCGAGCAGAGCTATATTGGTAAAGATGTCATCCTCGGTGTACGTCCGGAAGATATGCATGATGAGCCTGTTTTCATTGATGCTAACCAGGATAAGAAAATTAAGGCACATATTGAAGTAGCTGAACTTATGGGCTCAGAATCCTACTTGTACTCTCGACTGGATGACCAGGAGTTCATCGCACGCGTCGATTCACGTTCTGATATTAAAGGCGGAGAAGAAATTGAGCTTGCTATTGATATGAACAAAGTTCACTTCTTTGATAAAGATACTGAAGAAAGAATCCGTTAA
- a CDS encoding PucR family transcriptional regulator: protein MTIINQLQSIYPSLILSKPDNVDHPFDYEWFQTPELDTIGIKKEEFSNRDSQLLSLFLTPYPIHLPSENEREKSWMDLLRGKSSKLSVELPLDYRFVFFSISEEPANKDTFQEALQSLFPRKMPLFWETDRSGFIIEEIMTEDQDIISFNEIIDVLMSDFYTKIRFYISEFSRQVTEAPEIFSWASHCHSVADRYRVSSVATYKDTLSYLYIDALPPSHWKHLYRSIFREVQDDEDLLHTIKVFLETGANASLTAKQLYMHRNSLQYRVDKFIEKTGIDVKQFAYAVPTYLALLMLDYE, encoded by the coding sequence ATGACAATAATTAATCAATTACAATCTATTTACCCTTCGTTGATCTTATCAAAACCTGATAACGTTGACCATCCTTTTGATTATGAATGGTTTCAAACCCCAGAGCTAGACACCATAGGAATTAAAAAAGAAGAGTTCTCAAATCGGGATTCGCAGCTATTATCTCTATTTTTAACTCCTTACCCTATACACCTTCCATCTGAAAATGAGCGTGAAAAATCCTGGATGGATCTTCTTCGAGGCAAAAGTTCAAAGCTAAGTGTTGAGCTGCCTCTAGACTATCGTTTTGTCTTTTTTTCTATCTCAGAAGAACCAGCAAATAAGGATACCTTTCAAGAAGCTTTGCAGTCCCTATTTCCACGGAAGATGCCACTGTTTTGGGAAACGGACCGGTCAGGTTTTATTATTGAAGAGATTATGACTGAAGATCAGGATATTATCTCTTTCAACGAGATTATTGATGTTCTGATGAGCGATTTTTATACAAAGATCCGTTTTTACATAAGTGAATTTTCTCGACAAGTAACAGAAGCACCTGAAATATTTTCATGGGCTTCTCATTGTCACTCTGTTGCCGACCGCTATCGAGTTTCTTCTGTGGCAACTTACAAGGATACTTTGTCCTACCTTTATATCGATGCTCTGCCTCCTTCTCATTGGAAGCATCTCTATCGCTCTATATTCCGTGAAGTACAAGATGACGAAGACCTCCTACATACGATTAAAGTCTTCCTAGAAACAGGAGCGAACGCTTCATTAACTGCCAAGCAGCTTTACATGCACAGAAACAGCTTGCAGTATAGAGTAGATAAATTTATTGAGAAAACCGGCATTGATGTGAAGCAGTTCGCCTATGCTGTACCCACTTACCTTGCCCTGCTCATGTTGGATTATGAATAA
- a CDS encoding alpha/beta-type small acid-soluble spore protein: MANNNSSNELVVPGVQQALDQMKYEIAQEFGVQLGADTTARANGSVGGEITKRLVQMAEQQFGGQQQQR; encoded by the coding sequence ATGGCTAACAACAACAGTTCAAACGAGTTGGTTGTACCTGGTGTACAACAAGCTCTAGACCAAATGAAATACGAAATCGCTCAAGAATTCGGTGTACAACTTGGTGCTGACACTACTGCCCGTGCTAACGGTTCTGTAGGTGGAGAAATCACTAAGCGTCTTGTACAAATGGCTGAACAGCAGTTCGGTGGACAACAACAACAACGCTAA
- a CDS encoding metal-sensitive transcriptional regulator produces MDQVKQQSYYGQETKNRLKRIEGQVRGVLKMMEEEKNCKDVITQLSAARTAMDRAIGYIVAKNLETCIRDAHEEGESAEELINEAVQMIVKSR; encoded by the coding sequence ATGGATCAAGTGAAGCAACAGAGTTATTATGGGCAGGAAACCAAAAACCGCCTGAAACGAATAGAAGGGCAAGTTAGAGGCGTTTTAAAGATGATGGAAGAAGAGAAAAATTGTAAAGATGTGATTACTCAACTGTCCGCCGCACGAACGGCTATGGATAGAGCAATCGGATATATAGTAGCCAAAAACCTGGAAACGTGCATTCGTGATGCACATGAGGAAGGTGAATCAGCAGAGGAGCTGATTAACGAAGCGGTACAGATGATTGTGAAGAGCCGTTAA
- a CDS encoding zinc dependent phospholipase C family protein, which translates to MPNIWTHILFADTLCEKIDREDLLNTSAAPLHVGAQGPDPFFYHNFWPFLPDDQVEEVGMKLHTEQCGPFLLDMIERGTYHKNPIQAFILGFVSHHILDRTTHPYIHYHAGYEENKHQELEVIIDTLVLNKYKGIRTWKTPVHKEIAMGHWKKPMTDLLESLIETHYPGISDRYPNDFVEKSYSHIRIAQRVLYDPWGWKNKRFSSLVGPFSHQPIEKELDYLNEQRTSWHHPATNEEMVDSFLDLYEVALTEGKQAFVDILSYWNDPQQVKWEKIKSIIGNVSYDTGKPLEENHTNQYSKPIV; encoded by the coding sequence TTGCCAAATATATGGACTCACATATTATTTGCGGATACGCTGTGCGAAAAGATTGACCGGGAGGATTTATTGAATACTTCCGCTGCCCCTCTTCATGTAGGTGCTCAAGGACCTGACCCGTTTTTCTATCATAACTTTTGGCCGTTTCTTCCAGATGACCAGGTAGAAGAAGTAGGTATGAAGCTTCATACCGAACAGTGCGGTCCTTTCTTGCTGGATATGATTGAGCGTGGAACTTATCACAAAAACCCCATCCAAGCCTTCATTCTTGGGTTTGTCAGCCACCATATTCTTGATCGGACTACTCATCCTTATATTCATTATCATGCGGGATATGAGGAAAACAAGCACCAGGAACTTGAGGTCATTATCGATACATTGGTGCTCAATAAATACAAAGGCATTCGTACGTGGAAAACCCCTGTTCATAAAGAGATAGCTATGGGGCATTGGAAAAAGCCGATGACAGATTTATTAGAAAGTCTCATTGAAACTCACTATCCAGGAATAAGCGATCGCTATCCAAACGACTTTGTCGAGAAATCCTACAGCCATATCCGTATAGCTCAAAGAGTCCTTTATGATCCATGGGGGTGGAAAAATAAACGGTTCAGCTCTCTCGTTGGTCCGTTTTCCCATCAACCGATTGAGAAAGAATTAGACTACTTAAATGAGCAAAGAACTTCATGGCACCATCCAGCTACAAATGAAGAGATGGTCGATTCCTTCTTAGATCTCTATGAAGTGGCCTTAACGGAAGGAAAGCAAGCCTTTGTTGACATATTATCCTATTGGAATGATCCTCAGCAGGTAAAGTGGGAGAAAATCAAGTCCATCATCGGTAATGTATCCTATGACACAGGCAAACCGTTAGAAGAAAACCACACGAATCAATATAGTAAGCCAATTGTGTAG